The Streptomyces sp. NBC_00162 genome window below encodes:
- a CDS encoding ATP-binding protein — translation MGYSGSAFDEGMTMVELGTGQAPKSFAQLVSERVRWFVGDAGVVSEAALAKLMGTTPQSLHQWKKGTRPQDVDAVLRGFAAALRAVNDGRRGRKRLRFPDHVSDVRLRNAYGYPIALERHLEYRVADMADTTAFGLRVHRAVGPPRPDVLVPDGRPGSDRLPRFLSRQHDERLRTVLRSVRDAMPERAGRAFVVLVGKSSTGKTRSAFEAVRAELGNAQRHWTLLRPQDPEDLRDILSAAGGVAPRTVLWLDELDGFLRSSAGATAARRLSGLLEDHNTGPFVAIGTCWPGRWAAMAQGPAEAVAQDADASSVAKLLAMVRDGGYRIDVPETFDRHTDLPRVEEYAREGDPHWQLALLAHADPRRTADRWRLTQILAGGPQLLDWYRNHGTARPGNQDGYSPYPAAVVSAAIDAFRLGCRTPLQSEHLKAAAQGYLRDSDIPAPPDWFGPAVEAATRELTVGGVAPLAQGFDGAFLPADFLIQSARRPCSCARQPCGCRRLAPRELWDVLVQAAAGDDADLKAVTRVAMDRGLREVAARLCLTAIDTRDSRAAKEHYADIIHTTSFAGHEAWTAAARATVTPDPVAQEPAEHAGAYLEPPEIRADSNAAGDAGDWSDGFNRYQHELRYADASALIRERSEKLEASGRIDEAVAIWVQSNLPPAARNAAAVLLRHDRFEAASALLRGAAAGGDVWARQDLISALIARDRHDDAIELQRTVVAEHSSPDQNPDFTAAHELARLMQRAERVGEAVQVWYSCLYDGDPTAPRELLRLCDAAQHADIMRRAVEAGTHRWGRDEPLHDLVELLAGSGLDQEAGLMSRFGIHPGGKTNTGAAFPFQSPAANRQKRQWWRR, via the coding sequence ATGGGCTATTCCGGCAGTGCCTTTGACGAGGGGATGACGATGGTCGAACTAGGAACTGGCCAGGCACCGAAGTCGTTCGCGCAACTGGTCTCCGAGCGCGTCCGATGGTTCGTCGGTGACGCCGGCGTCGTGTCGGAGGCCGCGCTCGCCAAGCTGATGGGCACCACCCCGCAGAGCTTGCACCAGTGGAAGAAGGGCACTCGGCCTCAGGATGTCGATGCCGTACTGCGCGGCTTTGCAGCTGCCCTGCGTGCAGTCAACGACGGGCGACGGGGCCGCAAACGCCTACGGTTCCCTGACCACGTGAGTGATGTGCGGCTACGGAACGCGTACGGCTACCCCATCGCGCTGGAACGCCATTTGGAATACCGGGTCGCGGACATGGCCGATACCACGGCGTTCGGTCTGCGCGTGCACCGCGCGGTCGGGCCGCCACGGCCGGACGTCTTGGTCCCGGACGGCCGGCCCGGCTCAGACCGTCTTCCGCGCTTCCTGTCCCGCCAGCACGACGAGCGGCTACGCACCGTCCTGCGGAGCGTGCGCGACGCAATGCCTGAACGCGCAGGCAGGGCTTTCGTCGTACTGGTCGGCAAGTCGTCAACCGGAAAGACCCGCAGCGCCTTCGAGGCGGTGCGCGCCGAGCTGGGGAACGCGCAGCGCCACTGGACCCTGCTGCGCCCCCAGGACCCCGAAGACCTCCGCGACATCCTGTCCGCAGCGGGTGGTGTCGCGCCGCGCACCGTCCTCTGGCTCGACGAGTTGGACGGGTTCTTGCGCAGCAGCGCGGGCGCGACGGCGGCTCGCCGATTGAGCGGTCTGCTCGAGGACCACAACACGGGCCCGTTCGTGGCGATCGGAACGTGCTGGCCGGGGCGCTGGGCCGCAATGGCGCAAGGCCCCGCCGAGGCGGTGGCCCAGGACGCGGACGCGTCGTCAGTGGCCAAACTACTGGCCATGGTGCGCGACGGCGGTTACCGGATCGACGTCCCCGAGACGTTCGACCGGCATACCGATCTCCCGCGTGTCGAGGAATACGCCCGCGAGGGCGACCCGCATTGGCAGCTCGCGCTGCTGGCACACGCCGACCCACGGCGGACCGCTGATCGCTGGCGCTTGACGCAGATCCTGGCGGGCGGCCCGCAACTGCTGGACTGGTACCGGAATCACGGCACCGCGCGACCCGGCAACCAGGACGGCTACTCGCCATACCCTGCGGCGGTCGTGAGCGCGGCAATCGACGCGTTCCGGCTGGGCTGCCGCACCCCGCTACAGAGCGAGCACTTGAAGGCAGCCGCACAGGGGTACCTGCGGGACTCGGACATCCCGGCACCGCCAGACTGGTTCGGCCCCGCCGTCGAAGCGGCCACACGAGAACTCACGGTGGGCGGCGTGGCACCCCTTGCCCAGGGCTTCGACGGCGCCTTTTTGCCAGCGGACTTCCTCATCCAGTCAGCCCGCAGGCCGTGTTCGTGCGCCCGCCAGCCGTGCGGCTGCCGCAGACTCGCACCCCGCGAACTGTGGGATGTGCTGGTGCAAGCGGCCGCAGGAGATGACGCCGACCTGAAGGCCGTCACGCGGGTGGCCATGGACCGGGGGCTCCGCGAGGTCGCGGCGCGACTTTGCCTGACCGCGATCGATACGCGGGACAGCCGCGCGGCGAAGGAGCACTACGCCGACATCATCCACACCACCTCATTCGCCGGACACGAGGCATGGACGGCTGCCGCACGCGCGACCGTAACTCCCGATCCGGTGGCGCAGGAACCGGCCGAACACGCAGGAGCGTATTTGGAGCCGCCCGAAATCCGGGCAGACTCCAACGCAGCCGGGGATGCGGGCGACTGGTCAGACGGCTTTAACCGCTATCAGCACGAGCTGCGCTACGCAGACGCGTCGGCACTGATAAGGGAGCGCTCAGAGAAGCTGGAGGCATCAGGCCGGATCGATGAAGCGGTCGCCATTTGGGTGCAGTCGAACCTGCCGCCGGCGGCACGGAACGCAGCGGCGGTCCTACTGCGCCACGACCGCTTCGAGGCGGCATCGGCCCTGCTGCGAGGCGCCGCGGCCGGCGGCGATGTGTGGGCCAGGCAGGACCTCATCAGCGCACTCATCGCACGCGACCGCCACGACGACGCAATCGAACTTCAGCGCACGGTGGTTGCGGAACACTCGAGCCCCGACCAGAACCCCGACTTCACCGCGGCGCACGAACTCGCCCGCCTGATGCAGCGGGCCGAAAGAGTCGGCGAGGCCGTGCAGGTCTGGTACTCCTGCCTGTACGACGGCGACCCCACCGCGCCCCGGGAACTGTTGCGGTTGTGCGACGCGGCGCAGCACGCGGACATCATGCGGCGCGCCGTCGAGGCAGGTACCCACCGCTGGGGCCGTGACGAGCCGCTGCACGACCTGGTCGAACTGCTGGCCGGATCCGGTCTGGATCAGGAAGCCGGGCTGATGTCCAGGTTCGGGATCCACCCGGGAGGCAAGACGAATACCGGGGCCGCGTTCCCGTTCCAGTCACCCGCGGCAAACCGCCAGAAGCGGCAGTGGTGGCGCCGCTAG
- a CDS encoding helix-turn-helix domain-containing protein gives MLNEMMFRSVDVPAESRFDYWQERMGQTHAPMHLSSDHADDYRATQRVLDLGAVSVWPATFQPLVFRRTPKLIRQSDPEVYHLSLLLRGNGAVTWGKNREVHYSPHDLYWNDSSRPWEIHASGEVITTVGLEIPKALLPLPRGGASRLIGCRVEGREGIGGLLAHFLTELSKDTSAYQPCDGPRLGTVLTDLVAALFAHILSADGSLPPETHRRALALRIQAFIRQHLHDPQLTPAGIAVAHHISTSYLHQIFQAEGATVAAQIRHQRLEAARRDLADPALRTTPIHAIAARWGFPRAADFSRAHRNAYGTTPKDHRHQALQAHASKWAQR, from the coding sequence ATGTTGAACGAAATGATGTTCCGAAGTGTCGACGTGCCTGCTGAGAGCCGGTTCGACTACTGGCAGGAGCGCATGGGCCAGACCCACGCGCCCATGCACCTCAGCAGCGACCATGCCGATGACTACCGGGCCACACAGCGTGTGCTGGACCTCGGCGCCGTGTCCGTGTGGCCGGCTACGTTCCAGCCGCTTGTCTTTCGACGGACGCCCAAGCTGATCCGCCAGTCCGATCCGGAGGTGTACCACCTCTCTCTGCTGCTGCGCGGGAACGGGGCTGTCACCTGGGGCAAGAACCGAGAAGTCCACTACAGTCCGCACGATCTGTACTGGAACGACTCTTCCCGGCCGTGGGAGATCCACGCCAGCGGCGAGGTGATCACAACAGTGGGTCTTGAGATCCCCAAGGCGCTCCTACCGCTGCCCCGCGGCGGTGCAAGCAGGCTGATCGGATGCCGGGTGGAAGGGCGAGAAGGGATCGGCGGCCTGCTCGCGCACTTCCTCACCGAGTTATCCAAAGACACCAGTGCCTACCAGCCCTGCGATGGACCCCGCCTGGGAACAGTCCTGACCGATCTGGTGGCCGCACTCTTCGCCCACATCCTCAGCGCGGACGGATCCCTGCCGCCCGAGACTCACCGGCGGGCCCTTGCCCTGCGCATCCAGGCATTCATCCGCCAACACCTGCACGACCCGCAACTGACTCCAGCCGGCATCGCCGTCGCACACCACATCTCCACCAGTTACCTTCACCAAATCTTCCAGGCCGAAGGCGCCACCGTCGCCGCCCAGATACGCCACCAACGTTTAGAGGCCGCCCGCCGAGACCTCGCAGACCCTGCCCTGCGCACCACGCCCATCCACGCCATCGCCGCACGATGGGGGTTTCCCCGCGCCGCCGACTTCAGCCGTGCCCATCGCAACGCCTACGGCACCACACCCAAGGACCACCGCCACCAGGCCCTTCAAGCCCACGCATCCAAGTGGGCTCAGCGATAA
- a CDS encoding PQQ-binding-like beta-propeller repeat protein has translation MLFGRNGNVGIGSKLVAYDPRTGDVRWTAAAAHASVPVAHGDAVYISAPGRRRRDQQQLQAFDATSGKRRWTAPAFSTTLNDSPAIAADEDCAYLSWSEDISFGEDRTTLRAYDARTGRERWRSERPDSSYAADVAPGNRLFICYLRDWYCYDTSTGKALWRVSAGEGTSGPRH, from the coding sequence TTGCTCTTCGGGCGCAACGGCAACGTCGGCATCGGCTCGAAGTTGGTGGCGTACGACCCGCGCACCGGCGACGTCCGCTGGACCGCAGCAGCGGCGCACGCCTCGGTGCCGGTGGCGCACGGCGACGCCGTCTATATCAGTGCGCCCGGCCGACGCCGGCGCGACCAACAGCAGCTGCAGGCCTTCGATGCCACGTCGGGCAAGCGCCGCTGGACCGCGCCCGCTTTCTCGACCACGCTCAACGATAGCCCCGCCATCGCCGCTGACGAGGACTGCGCGTATCTGAGCTGGAGCGAGGACATCAGCTTCGGCGAGGATCGCACGACGCTGCGAGCGTATGACGCGCGCACCGGGCGTGAACGCTGGCGAAGTGAGCGCCCTGACTCCTCCTATGCGGCAGACGTGGCCCCCGGAAATCGGCTGTTCATCTGCTACTTGCGGGACTGGTACTGCTATGACACCAGCACCGGCAAGGCCCTCTGGCGAGTCAGTGCGGGAGAGGGTACCTCGGGCCCCCGCCACTAG
- a CDS encoding TRIC cation channel family protein: MTSASLSWFAIVGVQKGIQVGLPMIGVLLLAVVAATAGRYFIDLTSGVPRNCSYETSGTWAPRCSPPLWGCAVWLSGLVVPVARRICAGSGASAVWAPTPPGGRPPLPLPAAVPHDRGAASRRPPLTTPQPTTLHPPDETRRSDSEILLEY, from the coding sequence GTGACGTCAGCCTCGTTGTCCTGGTTCGCCATTGTCGGGGTGCAGAAGGGCATTCAGGTGGGGCTGCCCATGATCGGTGTGCTGTTGCTGGCGGTCGTCGCGGCCACAGCTGGCCGGTACTTCATCGACCTGACCAGCGGCGTGCCCCGAAACTGTTCGTACGAGACGAGTGGTACGTGGGCACCGCGCTGCTCGCCGCCGTTGTGGGGTTGTGCAGTTTGGTTGAGCGGCTTGGTGGTGCCGGTGGCTCGTCGAATCTGCGCAGGGTCGGGGGCGTCGGCCGTGTGGGCGCCGACACCGCCAGGCGGTCGCCCGCCGCTGCCACTACCAGCGGCGGTGCCACACGACCGAGGGGCAGCCTCCCGAAGGCCACCCCTGACCACTCCACAGCCCACTACACTCCACCCGCCAGACGAAACCCGCAGGTCAGACAGCGAAATCCTGCTGGAGTACTAG
- a CDS encoding IS3 family transposase (programmed frameshift), with translation MGMKHYPAEFKADAVALYRSRPGATIKSVAGDLGVNTETLRNWIRAADGRRPGAHSAPPAASRADADAVQAELAAARKRIRELEEERDILRKAARYFANGDALVNRCQFVDDHQRRHGVKRLCDILGLARSSFYYWRRTASARAARQTVEAGIAARIRKVHQDSDGTYGAPRITAELRDEGGPAVNHKRVARIMRTIGLEGVRLRRRHRTTVADQAAAKAPDLLGRDFTASEVNMKYVGDITYLPVSGSKPLYLATVIDLASRRLAGWAIADHMRTELVIDALTVAERTRGSLAGAIMHTDHGSQYSSRAFAELCRSAGVRQSMGAVGSSADNAAAESFNAAFKREALKGRKAWSSEREARLDAFRWLTRYNTRRRHSRLGQRSPIAYENALRPAATTLTQAA, from the exons GTGGGGATGAAGCATTACCCCGCCGAGTTCAAGGCGGACGCGGTCGCGTTGTACCGCTCGAGGCCGGGAGCGACGATCAAGTCGGTCGCCGGTGATCTCGGGGTGAACACCGAGACGCTGCGGAACTGGATCCGGGCCGCCGACGGCCGCCGACCTGGCGCCCACTCCGCGCCGCCGGCCGCCTCGCGGGCCGACGCCGACGCCGTTCAGGCGGAGCTGGCCGCCGCCCGCAAGAGGATCCGTGAGCTGGAGGAAGAGCGCGACATCCTCCGCAAGGCGGCCCGGTATTTCGCGA ACGGAGACGCGCTGGTGAACCGCTGCCAGTTCGTTGACGATCACCAGCGCCGACACGGCGTGAAGCGGCTCTGCGACATCCTTGGCCTGGCCCGCTCGAGCTTCTACTACTGGCGCCGCACCGCATCCGCGAGAGCGGCCCGCCAGACCGTCGAAGCCGGGATCGCGGCCCGGATACGCAAGGTCCACCAGGACTCCGACGGCACCTACGGAGCCCCCAGAATCACCGCAGAACTCCGAGACGAGGGCGGCCCGGCGGTCAACCACAAGCGCGTCGCCAGGATCATGCGGACCATCGGGCTCGAGGGAGTCCGTCTGCGCCGCCGGCACCGCACCACCGTCGCGGACCAAGCCGCGGCGAAGGCACCGGATCTGCTCGGACGTGACTTCACCGCATCCGAGGTGAACATGAAGTACGTCGGCGACATCACCTATCTGCCGGTCAGCGGTTCGAAGCCGCTCTATCTCGCGACCGTCATCGACCTCGCCTCGCGCCGGCTGGCCGGCTGGGCGATCGCCGACCACATGCGGACAGAGCTCGTCATCGACGCCCTGACGGTCGCCGAGCGGACCCGTGGAAGCCTTGCCGGAGCGATCATGCACACCGACCACGGATCTCAATATTCGAGCAGGGCTTTCGCGGAACTCTGCAGGTCAGCAGGGGTCCGGCAGAGCATGGGCGCGGTCGGCTCCAGCGCGGACAACGCCGCCGCGGAAAGCTTCAACGCCGCCTTCAAGAGGGAGGCGCTCAAAGGCCGGAAGGCCTGGTCGAGCGAGCGTGAGGCCAGACTCGACGCCTTCCGCTGGCTGACCCGATACAACACCCGCCGCCGGCACTCCCGCCTCGGCCAGCGGTCCCCGATCGCCTACGAGAACGCCCTCCGACCAGCAGCAACTACCCTGACCCAAGCCGCATAG
- a CDS encoding proteinase inhibitor I36 SMPI, with protein MGESTPLINEGLTMAWIRKATLAVSALAMTGGSLAATAAPAAAVGGCPEYPIGKLCLYDSSQYRNLAITSTSTKACIDLVNGPNRMPRIRSYVNNLDRNAVVWKQSGFGLVVQGTIGPGGHSSDAGWDFGTAGAVCMGGVNPNN; from the coding sequence TTGGGCGAAAGCACTCCTCTCATCAACGAAGGGCTCACCATGGCTTGGATCCGTAAGGCAACTCTCGCGGTAAGCGCGCTGGCCATGACGGGGGGCAGTCTCGCCGCCACGGCGGCACCGGCAGCAGCGGTCGGCGGCTGCCCCGAATATCCGATAGGGAAGCTGTGCCTGTACGACAGCAGCCAGTACCGCAACCTGGCGATCACGTCGACCAGCACCAAAGCCTGCATCGACCTAGTGAATGGGCCAAACCGCATGCCCCGGATCAGGTCGTACGTGAACAACCTGGATCGCAATGCAGTCGTATGGAAGCAATCGGGCTTTGGCTTGGTGGTGCAGGGCACGATCGGGCCCGGTGGGCACAGCAGCGACGCCGGGTGGGACTTCGGGACTGCCGGGGCCGTCTGCATGGGCGGTGTGAACCCCAACAATTAA
- a CDS encoding GNAT family N-acetyltransferase: MLLRNVVLDDVDAYIRMRCDPDMMKDLGGPLPREGMDEKVQRDVRRAAEDTAWTKMIIPAAAAASTVAGTVTLWSNQADDHHISEIGWMVLPAFQGQGYGKRAVRTLLEMARKDGRWGPIHAFPATSNLPSNGICRAVGFTFVEEQSLEFAGRVLHTNHWIIDPHTDLT, translated from the coding sequence ATGCTGTTGCGCAATGTGGTGCTTGATGACGTCGACGCTTACATCCGGATGCGATGCGATCCCGACATGATGAAAGATCTCGGGGGCCCGCTGCCACGAGAGGGCATGGATGAGAAAGTTCAGCGCGATGTCCGCCGGGCTGCCGAGGACACCGCCTGGACCAAAATGATCATCCCCGCAGCGGCTGCCGCCTCGACCGTAGCCGGGACTGTGACGCTGTGGTCCAACCAAGCCGACGACCATCACATCTCCGAGATCGGTTGGATGGTCCTGCCCGCCTTCCAAGGCCAGGGCTACGGCAAGCGAGCCGTACGGACACTGCTTGAGATGGCCAGGAAGGACGGCCGCTGGGGACCCATCCACGCCTTCCCCGCAACCAGCAACCTCCCTTCCAACGGCATCTGCCGCGCTGTCGGCTTCACGTTCGTCGAAGAACAGAGCCTGGAGTTCGCAGGCCGAGTTCTGCACACCAATCACTGGATCATCGACCCACACACTGATTTGACCTGA
- a CDS encoding DUF1330 domain-containing protein, which translates to MASAYGFAHLRSRRNHSDIIEYLERIQATLAPFAGRFVIHGPPAEVVEGTWPGSMVLIEFPSLAEARAWYDSPDYRAILRLRTDHIEGDLLLIEGVGPNYDPAERARTLRTEAERADQSGT; encoded by the coding sequence GTGGCGTCCGCTTATGGCTTCGCTCATCTCCGCAGCCGCCGGAATCACTCCGACATCATCGAGTACCTGGAGCGCATCCAGGCAACCCTTGCCCCCTTCGCGGGCCGCTTCGTCATCCACGGTCCGCCGGCCGAAGTCGTGGAGGGGACGTGGCCCGGCAGCATGGTGCTGATCGAGTTTCCCAGCCTGGCCGAAGCCCGCGCCTGGTACGACTCTCCCGACTACCGGGCCATCCTGCGTCTGCGTACCGACCATATCGAGGGCGACTTGCTTCTGATCGAGGGCGTCGGGCCGAACTACGACCCGGCCGAGCGGGCTCGCACGTTGCGAACAGAAGCGGAGCGAGCGGACCAGTCGGGCACGTAG